In the Corythoichthys intestinalis isolate RoL2023-P3 chromosome 12, ASM3026506v1, whole genome shotgun sequence genome, one interval contains:
- the LOC130926566 gene encoding plasma membrane ascorbate-dependent reductase CYBRD1, with translation MENYKQFLVILSSAGVVGLIAIIFAIRWVLYYQGGLAWDGKAAEFNWHPLLHISGFIFLQGVAIIVYRLPWTWKYNKLIMKFVHATLNLVAFIFAVVATVAVFDFHNDANIPNMYSLHSWVGLAAVILYGLQLVLGVGLYLMPFTPVSWRAAFMPIHTYSGLFLFGSVIAAALMGITEKLIFSLKTNPAYKDLPPQAIFVNILGLLLVIFGALILWIATRQSWKRPSEQFLHSLHSDRGSEVGSKVGPSLSQLSDGVEGEEAFGEVRRRNNKFEDQVN, from the exons ATGGAAAACTACAAACAGTTTCTTGTCATTTTGTCCTCCGCCGGCGTTGTGGGCCTTATTGCCATCATATTTGCGATAAGATGGGTTCTTTACTATCAAGGGGGTCTGGCGTGGGACGGAAAAGCGGCCGAATTTAACTGGCATCCGCTCTTGCACATCTCCGGATTTATCTTCCTGCAGGGTGTGG CCATCATCGTGTACAGACTACCATGGACCTGGAAGTACAATAAACTTATCATGAAGTTTGTCCATGCAACCTTGAACTTGGTGGCCTTTATTTTTGCCGTTGTGGCTACAGTGGCAGTTTTCGACTTCCATAATGATGCCAATATCCCCAACATGTACAGTCTACACAGCTGGGTGGGCCTGGCAGCTGTAATACTTTACGGTCTACAA CTTGTTTTAGGGGTTGGCCTGTATttgatgccatttacgcctgtaTCCTGGAGAGCAGCCTTTATGCCCATCCATACCTACAGTGGCCTTTTCCTCTTTGGTTCAGTTATAGCAGCGGCACTCATGGGTATCACTGAGAAACTTATATTTAGCCT GAAAACCAACCCAGCATATAAGGATTTGCCCCCACAGGCGATATTTGTGAACATTCTGGGACTCCTTCTTGTGATTTTTGGAGCACTAATCCTTTGGATTGCCACTCGGCAGTCTTGGAAACGGCCCAGTGAACAGTTCTTGCATAGTTTGCATTCCGACAGGGGCAGTGAGGTTGGCTCAAAAGTGGGTCCATCCCTGTCTCAACTCTCAGATGGAGTAGAGGGTGAAGAAGCCTTTGGAGAGGTCCGCAGGAGGAATAATAAGTTTGAGGACCAGGTCAACTGa